The following proteins come from a genomic window of Panicum hallii strain FIL2 chromosome 8, PHallii_v3.1, whole genome shotgun sequence:
- the LOC112902799 gene encoding 3-ketoacyl-CoA synthase 20-like: MSGAVQQQAEPAGAAGSPTVIRNARHRPSTLKLCYHLAVSNSLYLLLAPFAAALAHRLSRHPLPDLAAAARSALTANPPLAVALLGLAAVLATVYLARRPRAVYLLDFACYKPGPEHVVTRETFMRQSAAAGVFTDENLAFQRKILERSGLGQGTYFPRAVLNSPPNPCMAEARAEAEAVMFGAIDQVLAKTGVRARDIGVVVVNCSLFNPTPSLSAMIVNHYKLRGNVASYNLGGMGCSAGLISIDLAKQLLQVHRNTYALVVSMENITLNWYWGNNRSMLMSNCLFRMGGAAVLLTNRGGAARRRAKYQLVHTVRTHQGADDRAYRCVFQEEDASGRVGVALSKDLMAVAGEALKTNITTLGPLVLPMSEQILFLASLVGRRVFGLRSLRPYLPDFKLAFEHFCIHAGGRAVLDTIEGSLGLSAWHMEPSRMTLYRWGNTSSSSLWYELAYTEAQGRVRRGHRAWQIAFGSGFKCNSAVWRALRDVDPAEEVGNPWVEEIHRFPVEVPKVESVVAAPAS; the protein is encoded by the exons ATGAGCGGCGCCGTCCAGCAGCAAGCGgagcccgccggcgccgccgggagCCCGACAGTCATCCGCAACGCCCGGCACCGCCCGAGCACGCTCAAGCTGTGCTACCACCTGGCCGTCTCCAACTCCCTCTACCTCCTGCTCGCGCCTTTCGCCGCCGCCCTGGCCCACCGCCTCTCCCGCCACCCGCTCCCCGacctcgcggccgccgcccgctccgccCTCACCGCGAACCCGCCCCTCGCCGTCGCGCTTCtcggcctcgccgccgtcctcgcgaCCGTCTACctcgcgcgccgcccgcgcgcggtCTACCTCCTCGACTTCGCGTGCTACAAGCCGGGGCCCGAGCACGTGGTGACCCGGGAGACGTTCATGCGGcagtcggcggcggcgggggtgtTCACGGACGAGAACCTGGCGTTCCAGCGCAAGATCCTGGAGCGGTCGGGGCTCGGGCAGGGGACCTACTTCCCCCGGGCGGTGCTCAACTCGCCGCCCAACCCGTGCATGGCGGAGGCCCGCGCCGAGGCGGAGGCCGTCATGTTCGGGGCCATCGACCAGGTGCTCGCCAAGACGGGCGTCCGGGCGCGTGACATCGGGGTGGTGGTCGTCAACTGCAGCCTCTTCAACCCGACGCCGTCGCTCTCCGCCATGATCGTCAACCACTACAAGCTCCGCGGGAACGTCGCCAGCTACAACCTCGGTGGCATGGGCTGCAGCGCCGGGCTCATCTCCATCGACCTCGCCAAGCAGCTGCTCCAG GTGCACCGTAACACGTACGCGCTGGTGGTGAGCATGGAGAACATCACGCTCAACTGGTACTGGGGCAACAACCGGTCGATGCTCATGTCCAACTGCCTCTTCCGgatgggcggcgcggcggtgctCCTGACGAaccgcggcggcgctgcccgTCGCCGCGCCAAGTACCAGCTGGTGCACACGGTGCGGACGCACCAGGGCGCCGACGACCGCGCCTACCGCTGCGTGTTCCAGGAGGAGGACGCGTCCGGGCGCGTCGGCGTGGCGCTGTCCAAGGACCTGAtggccgtcgccggcgaggcgcTCAAGACCAACATCACCACGCTCGGCCCGCTGGTCCTCCCGATGTCGGAGCAGATCCTCTTCCTGGCGTCCCTGGTCGGGCGCCGCGTGTTCGGGCTCCGCTCGCTCCGGCCCTACCTCCCGGACTTCAAGCTGGCGTTCGAGCACTTCTGCATCCACGCCGGGGGGCGCGCGGTGCTGGACACCATCGAGGGGAGCCTGGGGCTGAGCGCCTGGCACATGGAGCCGTCGCGGATGACGCTGTACCGGTGGGGGAACACCTCCAGCAGCTCGCTGTGGTACGAGCTCGCGTACACGGAGGCGCAGGGGCGGGTGCGGCGGGGCCACCGCGCGTGGCAGATCGCGTTCGGGTCCGGGTTCAAGTGCAACAGCGCCGTGTGGCGGGCGCTGCGGGACGTCGACCCCGCGGAGGAGGTGGGGAACCCCTGGGTGGAGGAGATCCACAGGTTCCCCGTCGAGGTGCCCAAGGTCGAGAGCGTCGTCGCGGCGCCGGCGTCGTGA